Proteins encoded in a region of the Zea mays cultivar B73 chromosome 2, Zm-B73-REFERENCE-NAM-5.0, whole genome shotgun sequence genome:
- the LOC100278146 gene encoding protein SMG7, with protein sequence MMTVPMDSASAAPSSTRDLAERLLTRNNELEDQLRKSAQSKVPSDPNIWLQMRDNFEKIILIDHDLSEQRDVEYLLWQLHYKRIEDFRRNISAASSLASQSGKSNTNPDRVKRIKSAFKSFLSEATGFYHDLMLKIKSNWGLPLNYFPDSLDNANNSVRDDMKTVQLKKGLISCHRCLIYLGDLARYKSLNGDGDSASREYTAASSYYKEAASIYPSSGNPHHQLAILASYSGNEVVAVYRYFRSLAADTPFATARDNLIILFEKNRQSYGQLPDNSKVPSTKTLPPRPSGWGRGRGEVRFQPKDVNAETAERERECNNGDTLKTFYIRFVRLNGILFTRTSLETFGELFSSVSNDLQILLSSGLEEDLNFGSDAAENALAAVRLTVILIFTVHNVNKEPDRQSYAEIVQRRVLLQSAFTAAFDFVGRILRRCSELHDIASSFYLPAILVYIEWLASHPELAVDSEMEEKHANARSFFWSQCISFMNKLILTNLASVNDDDDEACFSNMSIYEEGETGNRFALWEDLELRGFLPLLPAHTILDFSSKHTFGSTKEKKARVQRIFAAGKSLLNFVQIDQLRIYFDSSSKKFVMAKNPPVSKTNTPLHESPDALKTSGTEMDYEAARRFDSVSSNMGTLQSKVQFCPDGDDDEEIVFKPTASEKFPKAPSDLLVNGYTHPVPMSTAGWPTNASLVPVQSTGSMTATGWPPNGGSNAFPSTASLSAAGNYNINQSLPRSSVGWAVNGEQSVIPSIAPRFELVQPVEEPVSSWTSSGAQHVGTQHKHTGLTFPDVVSEPLVSASMVQRFSSTDYSKFLSEQEMLLVNGLNTVNLTGNGYLKQRLQPGLSGLQSMGYSSQTPIEPGGTTANSMHNHLKITGENVPSTLDSVVPSIAPLGGMPMKFTEAPLTASKKNPVSRPSKPVGPPPGFDHVAPKRQDDSIPVEKLQIPQVDDYSWLDGYQQSIDHVHNLRTVYSGVSDSTAFATPFPFPGKQQLSGMHAQGATNEKTWQDFRLFEPSKQNMLQNYHQRNQQNGQIAEQEPANSVWSSSYHV encoded by the exons ATGATGACTGTTCCCATGGATAGTGCTAGCGCAGCCCCATCCTCCACGCGGGACCTTGCCGAGCGTCTCCTTACTAGG AATAATGAACTTGAAGACCAGCTTCGTAAGTCCGCACAATCCAAAGTCCCATCAGATCCCAACATATGGCTTCAGATGCGTGACAACTTTGAGAAGATAATTCTCATAGATCACGACCTCTCTGAACAGAGAGATGTAGAGTATCTCCTATGGCAGTTGCATTACAAAAGAATTGAGGACTTCAGGAGGAACATTAGTGCAGCTAGCTCACTTGCATCtcagagtgggaagagcaacactaaCCCAGATCGAGTCAAGAGAATTAAATCAGCCTTCAAAAGCTTCCTTTCAGAAGCAACTGGCTTCTATCATGACTTGATGTTAAAGATCAAATCAAATTGGGGCCTTCCACTCAATTACTTTCCAGACAGCCTTGACAATGCAAACAACTCTGTGCGAGATGACATGAAAACAGTTCAATTGAAGAAAGGTTTGATTTCATGCCATCGGTGTCTGATATATTTGGGAGATCTTGCTCGTTACAAGAGTTTGAATGGTGATGGTGATTCTGCTAGTCGTGAATACACAGCGGCTTCTAGTTACTACAAGGAGGCAGCTTCTATCTATCCTTCCAGTGGCAACCCTCATCATCAG CTTGCTATACTAGCTTCTTACTCCGGCAACGAGGTGGTGGCTGTTTATAGGTACTTCCGAAGCTTAGCTGCAGACACTCCTTTTGCCACTGCACGGGACAACTTGATTATTCTTTTTGAAAAG AATCGCCAAAGCTATGGACAGCTGCCAGACAACAGCAAAGTTCCTAGCACTAAGACATTACCCCCACGGCCATCTGGGTGGGGCCGAGGACGGGGAGAAGTAAGGTTTCAACCAAAAGATGTTAATGCAGAAACAGCTGAAAGGGAACGCGAGTGCAATAATGGTGATACATTGAAGACCTTCTATATAAGATTCGTCAGGCTCAATGGAATTCTTTTCACGAGGACCAG TTTGGAAACATTCGGGGAGCTGTTTTCTTCAGTTAGCAATGATTTGCAGATTCTTCTTTCTTCTGGTCTTGAAGAGGACCTTAATTTCGGTTCTGATGCTGCAGAAAATGCATTGGCTGCTGTTAGACTTACTGTCATCCTTATATTCACAGTGCACAATGTAAATAAAGAGCCTGATAGGCAGTCTTATGCTGAAATTGTGCAACGCAGAGTACTGCTCCAAAGTGCGTTTACGGCTGCTTTTGACTTTGTTGGACGAATTCTCAGAAGGTGTTCAGAGCTCCATGATATTGCATCAAGCTTCTATCTGCCAGCCATTTTGGTCTATATTGAATGGCTGGCGTCCCATCCAGAGTTGGCTGTTGATTCAGAGATGGAGGAAAAGCATGCAAATGCCAGGTCTTTCTTCTGGAGCCAATGCATCTCATTTATGAATAAGTTGATCCTTACCAACCTTGCATCTGtgaatgatgatgatgacgaggcTTGCTTTTCTAATATGAGCATTTATGAGGAGGGTGAAACTGGCAACAGGTTTGCCCTTTGGGAAGATCTTGAATTGAGAGGTTTTCTGCCCTTGCTTCCTGCACATACCATTTTGGATTTCTCAAGCAAACACACATTTGGAAGCACCAAGGAGAAGAAAGCACGGGTTCAGCGAATTTTTGCTGCAGGAAAGTCACTGCTTAACTTTGTTCAGATTGATCAGTTgagaatttattttgattcatcaTCGAAGAAGTTTGTTATGGCCAAGAACCCTCCTGTTTCTAAAACTAACACCCCTCTTCACGAATCTCCTGATGCACTTAAAACAAGTGGCACTGAAATGGATTATGAGGCTGCTAGAAGATTTGATTCAGTTTCTTCTAATATGGGCACACTGCAGTCTAAAGTGCAGTTTTGTCCTGATGGTGACGATGATGAAGAAATTGTTTTCAAGCCAACAGCTTCCGAAAAGTTTCCGAAAGCTCCTTCAGATCTGTTGGTTAATGGATACACTCATCCTGTACCTATGTCTACTGCTGGCTGGCCAACCAATGCTAGTTTagtgcctgttcagagcactggaTCAATGACTGCAACTGGTTGGCCACCCAATGGTGGGTCAAATGCTTTTCCAAGTACTGCATCTCTATCAGCTGCTGGTAATTACAACATTAACCAGTCGCTTCCCAGGTCTTCCGTTGGTTGGGCTGTCAATGGTGAGCAAAGTGTTATTCCTAGCATTGCTCCAAGATTTGAACTCGTGCAGCCTGTTGAAGAGCCTGTTTCCAGCTGGACAAGCAGTGGTGCACAGCATGTTGGTACTCAGCACAAGCACACAGGTTTAACTTTCCCAGATGTTGTGTCTGAACCACTTGTATCTGCATCAATGGTTCAACGTTTCAGTAGCACTGATTATTCGAAATTTCTCAGTGAACAAGAAATGCTCTTAGTGAATGGACTGAATACTGTCAACTTAACTGGAAATGGCTATTTAAAGCAGAGACTGCAGCCTGGATTGAGTGGTTTACAGTCTATGGGGTATTCATCTCAGACACCTATTGAACCTGGTGGTACCACTGCAAACTCGATGCATAATCATCTGAAAATTACTGGAGAGAATGTGCCCTCTACACTTGATTCAGTTGTACCTTCAATAGCTCCATTAGGTGGCATGCCAATGAAATTCACAGAAGCGCCACTAACTGCTTCAAAGAAGAACCCTGTTAGTCGTCCATCAAAGCCTGTTGGGCCACCTCCAGGATTTGATCATGTAGCCCCAAAGCGCCAAGATGATTCTATTCCAGTTGAAAAACTGCAGATCCCACAGGTTGATGATTACAGCTGGCTAGATGGTTATCAGCAATCGATTGATCATGTTCACAACTTAAGAACTGTTTATTCTGGTGTCAGTGACAGCACTGCATTTGCCACTCCATTCCCCTTCCCTGGGAAACAACAGTTATCTGGGATGCATGCACAAGGGGCTACAAATGAAAAGACATGGCAAGATTTCCGTCTTTTTGAGCCTTCAAAACAGAACATGCTCCAAAATTACCACCAAAGAAATCAGCAAAATGGTCAAATAGCTGAACAAGAGCCAGCAAATTCTGTCTGGTCTAGCAGTTACCATGTGTGA
- the LOC100273087 gene encoding uncharacterized protein LOC100273087 produces MDTVAPRLSRSSTRYGPISSSAASFSGPVRKWRKAWVPLTGTGTGTAGSGGGSSRGDNKVVLFRWTPVNGCSGGGGGTDGGMELAAAGASTCRRRYVPAAGEAQSTTKKGTSSELNLNLELEDPDDDTDADMSTDEPRDVEDNSARLESRLKRKAF; encoded by the exons ATGGACACGGTGGCTCCCCGCCTGAGTCGCTCCTCGACGCGATACGGGCCCATCAGCAGCAGTGCTGCCTCCTTCAGTGGGCCCGTCCGGAAGTGGCGCAAGGCCTGGGTGCCCCTCACCGGTACCGGCACCGGCACCGCCGGGTCCGGGGGAGGGAGCTCACGAGGAGACAACAAGGTGGTTCTGTTTAGATGGACGCCGGTGAATGGTTGCTCAGGAGGAGGGGGAGGCACCGACGGGGGCATGGAGCTCGCTGCTGCGGGGGCCTCCACCTGCAGGCGGCGCTACGTCCCG GCTGCAGGGGAGGCGCAAAGCACCACCAAAAAGGGCACCAGCAGCGAGCTCAACTTGAACCTCGAGCTGGAAGACCCAGACGACGACACTGATGCCGACATGAGCACCGACGAGCCACGCGATGTAGAAGATAACAGCGCCCGTCTAGAAAGCCGCTTGAAGCGGAAAGCATTTTAG
- the LOC100280470 gene encoding Ras-related protein RGP1 (The RefSeq protein has 1 substitution compared to this genomic sequence), producing MSRGGSHGELGQRIDYVFKVVLIGDSAGGKSQLLARFARNQFNLDSKATIGVEFQTRTLNIDARNVKAQIWDTAGQERYRAVTSAYYRGAVGAMLVYDITKRQSFDHVARWLEELRGHADKNIVIMLMGNKSDLGTLRAVPIEDAKEFAERENLFFMETSALEAINVENAFMTVLTEIYRTVSKKNLVANEEPDSSGNSSLLKGTKIVVPGQEPPSTLKATCCMSS from the exons ATGTCTCGGGGCGGTAGCCACGGGGAGCTGGGCCAGAGGATCGATTACGTCTTCAAGGTGGTGCTCATCGGTGACTCCGCTGTGGGCAAGTCGCAGCTGCTCGCGCGCTTCGCCCGCAACCAGTTCAACCTCGACTCCAAGGCCACCATCGGAGTCGAGTTCCAGACCCGCACCCTCAACATCGACGCCCGCAACGTCAAGGCACAGATCTGGGACACCGCAGGCCAGGAAAG GTACCGAGCAGTAACAAGTGCCTACTACAGGGGTGCAGTTGGAGCTATGTTAGTATATGACATAACCAAGCGCCAGTCCTTTGATCATGTGGCTAGGTGGCTTGAGGAACTACGTGGCCATGCTGATAAGAACATTGTTATCATGCTTATGGGTAACAAATCTGATCTGGGCACACTTCGTGCCGTCCCAATTGAGGATGCGAAGGAGTTTGCTGAGCGCGAGAACCTCTTCTTCATGGAGACCTCTGCACTTGAGGCTATCAACGTTGAAAACGCTTTCATGACTGTACTGACTGAGATTTACCGGACCGTCAGCAAGAAAAACCTTGTTGCCAATGAGGAGCCTGATTCTAGCGGAAACTCGAGTTTACTGAAAGGAACAAAGATTGTTGTCCCTGGTCAAGAGCCACCCTCTACATTGAAAGCAACATGTTGTATGTCCTCTTAA